TGGGCCTTCAGTTGCCGTCTCTATGGATGACCGGGCATCCTGTTTCTAAATGTGCGCTGCGGACTCTCTTATGAGTGTTTCTGATTACAGAGACAAGCTGTCAGAGGTCTCTGTTCTCAAAAATCCGCAAAATCTCAGTCGCTGTCTACAGATTGGGGGTGGTGTACTCCCGGAGTTTCCCGTTTCAGTTTTGGAATCCACGGGAGTGCAATGGTATTCGGGACACGCATTGCATAGAATGAATCAGAGTAACCGTTCTTCAACGGCTTTCTGACAGAACTCGGTTGTGTGACTTTGTTTTCCGGGGCTGAACCAGTATGGTATTCAGTCCCCGAGTCTACACCGTTTGGGGACGAAAGTCACGCGAGTTACCATGCGGGCCGGTAACCGGATTACAGGCCCGGGGTCTGACCTATTTAGTTCAATCAAGGAGAATCAGGGTGAATTTGGATGCATTCACTCGCACGAGTGGTGAATGGCTGAGAGGAACCGGCCCGGACTCCGATATTGTGATGTCCAGCAGAATTCGCCTGGCGAGAAACCTCGCACAGTTCCCCTTTATCAATCGCTGTACGGAATCTACGTTGGGAGAGATCGAGCAGCTGATGCGGCCGATCATTACCAACCTGCCCATGCAGGAAAAGCTCTCCTATCTGAATGTAAACAAGCTCTCCAACCTGGATCGTCAGTTCATTGTTGAACGCCAGATGATCAGCCGTGAGCATGCCGAACGCTCTGGTCCCCGCGGTGTGGGACTGGATAACGAGGAAAACATCGGCATCATGGTCAATGAGGAAGACCACCTCCGCCTCCAGGTTTTACGCAGCGGATTTTCTCTCGACGAATGCTGGGACACCATCAACCGGATTGATGACCTGCTGGAATCCGAAGTCACCTACGCCTTCAGTGAAGAGTTTGGTTACCTGACCGCCTGCCCCACCAATGTGGGTACCGGAATCCGTGTCAGCGTAATGCTGCACCTGCCGGCGCTGGTCATCACGAAAGAGATTCAGAAAGTCTTCCAGGCGCTGCAGAAGATCAATCTGGCCGTCCGTGGACTGTATGGCGAAGGCAGCCAGGCCATGGGTGATTTTTACCAGATCTCCAACCAGGTCACCCTGGGGCAGACCGAGCATCAGCTGATCGACAGCATCAAGGAAGTCGTCCCCAATATCATCTCTTACGAACGGCGTGTCAGAAACTCGCTGCTCAAAGAAAATCGCCAGGGTCTGCACGATCAGGTTTCCCGTGCCTTTGGAATTTTGAGTACCGCCCAGACCATCAGTTCCGAAGAGACCATGCACCTGCTCTCCAGCGTGCGTATGGGGGTCAATTTAGGATTGATCGAAAGTCTCCCCATTTCAGCCGTGAACGAGATGTTCATCTTCACCCAGCCCGCTCACCTGCAGAAGCTGCAGGGAGGTGAACTGGAATCGAGCGAACGAAATGCGGCCCGCGCCAACTATCTCAGGCAACGTATCAGCGACGCCTCTAACTCAGAGTGAACCGACCTCTCTCGTCTGAATTTCACTGCGCACTCGACACAGCCCTGCAGGCGGGTTAAGCTATCAGTTCTGGATTATATGTTAACCAACTCATATAAAATCAGGCTGCGCGATCAATGTCCCTGTTTTGATCTCCCCTGATTTTCACTGTTTAGATCCCTCAAGTATCCTGCAACTCACTTCAGTAAGCGGAATATCACCATGCATACTTTCGTCCGCGTTCTTTTTACCTGCATCGTTTTCTCAACCAGCACCATCCACGCTCAGGACTTTCAGCAGCTCTTTAACGGTAAAGATCTGACCGGCTGGGAAGGTCGAGAAGGATTCTGGACCGTAGAAGACGGAGCCATCGTGGGTGAAACCACTCCAGAGCGTCCCGCTAAACCCAACACCTTCCTCGTCTGGCAGGGGGGAGATGTAGGTGACTTTGAATTTAAAGCCCAGGTCCGCTTCAAAGGCAACAACTCAGGTGTGCAATACCGCAGCGAACTGGTCGATCCGCAGAACTTCGCACTCAAAGGCTACCAGGCCGACCTGCATCCGAAACCCGAATATTTCGGGATGCTCTACGGAGAAAAAACCGGACGGGGCATCATCGCCCAGCGTTTCCAGAGAGTCGAAATTGGAGCGGAAGGCAAGCCTAAAGTCGTCGCAGAGATCGGCGATAAAAATCAGAAACTGAACGACTGGGAATGGAACGAACTGCGGATCGTCGCGGTAGGCAACCGGCTGGTACACCAGGTGAATGGAGTCAACACCGTCGATATCACTGACAACCACCCCCAGGCGTTTGCGAAAGGGGTGCTCGGTCTGCAGCTTCACGCGGGACCACCGATGCGTGTCGAATTCAAAGACGTGCAATACCGGCCGTTAGCAGGCAAAGAAGCCCAGGCCGTACTCAAGGCAGCTGTCGAGAACACAAAGAAAGCGCCCGCTAACAAAACATCGTCCACAAAAAATAAAAAGGACAAGTTTGACTGGGTCTCTGCCAAGCCGGTTCCAGGCTGGATCTGGAAGACAGACAACCCCACCGACAACGCCCCGATCTACCTGCGGAAGCAGTTCGAAGTCGCAAATCAGATCAAAGCGGCCCGTCTCTATTTCACCTGTGACAATCGAGCCACCGTCTGGATCAACGGCAAAGACGCAGGCACCGCAACCGACTGGAAAAATCCCGTCATGCTGAGCGATGCACGCAAACTGGTGCAGACCGGCCTCAATCAGATCGCAGTGAAAGCGAACAACAACGGTGGCGTCGCAGCCTTCATCCTGAAGCTGGAAATTGAAACTGCCGATGGTAAACAGCTGCAGATCAGCTCTACTCCCGACTGGAAACTGTCGGACCAGGAGTCTCCCGAGTGGAAGCAAGTCCGCTTCGACGATTCCTCCTGGAAGCTGAAACTGAAATCAATGGGCGCCTTCGGCAGTGGTCCCTGGGGTAAACCCGGGATCACAACTCGTAGTGGTGTCGACATGGAAGAACTGGCCCAGAACATCAGCATCGCGAAGGACTTCAAAGTCGAACTGCTTTATGAAGTCCCTGCCAATGAACAAGGGAGCTGGGTTTCACTCACCACCGACGGCAAAGGACGACTGCTGGCCAGCGATCAGGGCAACAAAGGCCTCTATCGCATCACAGTCACTGAGAAAGGGGATGCCCCCCAGGTTGATGTCGAAAAAATGCAGATCGACCTTTCCGGTGCCCAGGGTATGGTCTGGCACAAAGACGCACTTTACTTCCACAAGAATGGCGGCAACCTCTTCAAAGTTACAGATACGAACGGGGACGACCAGCTCGATACCGCCGAAGTTCTTCCCAGCGAACGCAGCGGTGGCGAACACGGCAACCATGCGGTGATCGTCGCGGAAGATAATCAGCACCTGTATGTCATCGGCGGCAATCACGCCGCTCTCCCTCCTCAGGACAGCATTGTCCGTTCACACGTTCCCACCTGGGACGAAGACCTGCTGCTGCCCCGTGAATGGGATGCCAACGGACATGCCCGCGGTCGCATGGCACCGGGCGGCTGGATTTCCCGGTTCTCACCGGAATCCAAACAGCACGAGATTATCTCTACCGGCTATCGAAACGAATACGATATCGCCCTCAACCGGGCCGGTGATATCTTCACCTACGATGCAGACATGGAATGGGACCTCGGAACTCCCTGGTACCGCCCTACCCGCATCAACGTCGCCGTCAGTGGTTCCGACTATGGTTGGCGAAGTGGTTCCGGCAAATGGCCCGAATACTACGAAGACAGTCTGCCCGCCGTGGTGAATATCGGCCCCGGTTGTCCGACCGGCGTGATCAGTGGCCAGGGAGCCAGGTTCCCGGCACGCTACCAGGATGCCATGTTCGCACTCGACTGGACGTTCGGCACGATCTACGCCATTCATCTCACTCCCGATGGCGCAGGCTACAAGGGTGAGCAGGAAGCGTTCTGCTACGGTTCACCACTGCCGCTGACCGATGCGATCATTGGTAAAGACGGCGCACTCTACTTCACCATCGGTGGACGGGGAACTCAGTCAGCGCTGTTCAGAATCACCTACACCGGAAACAAATCAACCAAACCGGTTACAGCAGAACTGGCTGGCGCTGAGGCCCGCATACTGCGTCGCAGCCTGGAAGCTTATCATGGCAAACAGGATCCAGCAGCCGTCGCTGCTGCCTGGCCACACCTCTCCAGTTCTGATCGCTGGTTGCGACACGCGGCTCGTGTCGCCATCGAATCGCAGCCCGTTGAGCAGTGGGCCTCGAAGGTATTTAAGGAGCAAAACCCTCAGGCACGGATTTCCGGGGCAGTCGCCCTGGCCCGCATGGGAAACAAATCACACCGCGATGCCCAGATTGCTGCTCTGCTGGAACTGGATCCATCTCAATTGAGCGAACCACAGTTCCTGGGACTGTTACGTGCTTACGCCCTGACGTTCATTCGCCTGGGCAAACCCACGGCAGAACAACGAGCACAGGTCATTGCCGAACTCGACCCGTATCTGCCCAGCCAGAGCAAGAACATCAACACCGAACTGGTTCGTGTGCTGGTTTACCTGGAATCACCAACCGTGATTGCCAAAGCCCTGGATCTGATTGAAAACCGGGGGGAACCTGAAGTCCCCGACTGGACCGAGCTGGCGGGACGCAATAAAAACTATGGCGGGCGTGTCCTCGACATGCTGGCCAAGCATCCGCCCACGCATGAAATCAATTATGCATTCATGCTGCGAAATCTGCGTGACGGCTGGACCATGGATCAGCGTCGAGCCTACATCGAGTTCATCAACGCCTCAGCGAAATACCCGGGAGGCAACAGCTATGCCAAGTTCCTGGGGAACCTGCGTGACGAAGTACTCGGATATCTCTCCAACGCCGATCGCGCTGCTCTGGCCGATATCAGTGGTGAGAATTTCAATCCCGTTCCTGATTTCAAAATCACTCCCCCTAAAGGCCCGGGACGAACCTGGACGATCGGCGATGCCAGCCGATACACTTCCGGCGGACACCTGCAGAAAGCCAGTTTCGAGAATGGCCGGAACCTCTTCCATTCCCTGCGTTGTGCTGCCTGCCACCGCTTTGACGGACTGGGGGGCGATGTCGGTCCCGACCTGACGACCGTGAAAAACAAGTTCGATGCCCGTTATATCCTCGAATCGATTATCGAACCGAGTAAGGTAATTTCCGATCAATACCAATCCTCGATCGTGATCACCGATGAAGGGCGTACTTTCACTGGTCTCGTTTCGAAAGACGGCGACAAAGTGATTGTCTACACGGCCGACATCAAGGCAGAGCCGATCGAGATCCCGGCAGAGAGCGTCGAAGAAATCCAGGCATCTCCTGTCTCGCAGATGCCCCAGGCAATGCTGAATACACTCAGCCCCGAGGAAGTTCGGGATCTGGTCGCCTACCTGCTGTCAGGCGGCGATCCCAAGGCTCGACTCTACGGGAAATAGAGCACGTCGAAACGCTTTTCTCATCGCAGCTGACACGGCGATTGTAAGGTCATTCGATCTTACAATCGTCCGCTGCGGAAGACACCGTAGATCAGCCAGATTCCCAACAGACTCGACATCATGAAAATCGGAATGCTGATATAAACCAGCCGCGTGTCCGATGAAATCGTGATGGCCGATGCGAGGATCAGCGACGACATTACCATTCCGATCGCCAGGCGGTTCCCGGAGCGGTCCATTTCGGTCGTGAGGTGATCAATGCCTTTGTGATCCAGGTGGATCTGCAGTTCGTCATCGGCCAGTTTCCCCAGGGTTCGCCCCACCTGCTCCGGCAGATCATGCATCACCTTGGAAAAGCTGCAGGCCTCGGACCAGATCCGGCTGGCAATCGCACGCGGATGATAACGCTCCGAGGAGAGTTTATAAATGTACGGTTCCATTTCCTGGGCGATATTCAGTTCAGGGGCAATCCGGGAAGCCACCCCTTCCAGGGTGATCATGGCCCGAATCAGCAGCATGATATCGACCGGGCAGCGAATGCGGTGAATCGCCAGAATATTGATAAAATCGGTCAGCATCTTGCCGACACTGATCTGATCCAGCGGGATTCCATAATAATTGCCGATGAAATCGCGGAGATCCGCCCGGAGCAACTGATGATCGACGGCCCGCTTGGCTTTGCCGATATTCAATACAACATCGACGAGTTTGTTCGTATCCTTTTTAGCCACGTTCAGTAACAGGTCGACCAGTAGATCGCGGCGTTCGTCTTCCAGTACTCCGATCATGCCGTAATCGATCAGGCAGAGCGAACCATCGTGCAGGACCCGGAAATTCCCCGGATGCGGATCCGCGTGGAACACTCCGAACTCGAACGTCATCTTCATGAAGATCCGCGCACCGTTGGCGGCGACCTCATGCGGACTGATGGGCAGGTTTTGCAGTTCCTGTTCGTCATCAATCCGATAGCCGTCGATGAATTCCATGGTAATGATATCGCCCTGGGTCATCTCGGAATAGATTTTGGGAACATACAGCGTGGCATCATCCTGGAACAGGCGATAAAACTCATCGGTCGAGCGGGCTTCTCTGCTGAACTGCAGTTCGCGATGGATCGTACGTGAAAACTGATTGACCAGTCCCACCGGATCGAAGACTTCCGCATCCGGAAAATGGCGTTCGATCATGGTCGCCAGTTCGTGCATCAGGCTCAGGTCCTGCTCGATTACCCGGTCGATGTCGGGCCGCTTTACCTTGACCACAAGAGGTGTACCGTCGTGGTGACGGGCTTTATGAACCTGCCCCAGCGAACCGGCGGCCAGGGGAACAGGATCAAACTCGGCATACAGCTTATCAATGGGCTCTCCCAGTTCGCGTTCAATAATGGCAATCGCGATTTCACCGGGAAATGATGGAACCCGTTCCTGTAATTTTTCCAGTTCCGCGACGACATCGCGGGGCACCAGATCGGGACGCGTGCTGACCACCTGACCGAATTTGATAAACGTGACGCCCAGACTTTCCAGGGCAAGGCGAATGCGTTTGGCACGGGTGAGCTTGATTTCAGGCTCGGTGCGTTTCCAGAACAGCAGCCTGCGGCCCCAGCGGAGATAACGTCTCAGCCCCAACTGATCAACGAGATCATCAAAACCATAGTTCATGAGAACGGTAACGATCTCGCGACTTCTGCGTAAGTTTCTGATTAACCGTAGTGGGTTTGAGTCCAAAGTTTTCTCCTGGCGGGCAAACGATCTCACGAAAACCCTTTCTCGAAAGCGCAGCCTGTTCGATGGTTGGTTTCAGCTTTTATCTTATCAGACTATAACAGACGTTCCTATGCAGCCAAGCCCCGTTCCTGCTAAAATGAGATTCCCTGAAATCTGATCCCCGTTCATCTGTAAGGCGGAGCCCGACACATGAGAATTCTGCAAGGCATCTTACTGCTGCTCATCCTCTTCACCAATCCCGTTTGTCAGGCGGGAGACTGGCCCCAGATTCTGGGTCCCTATCGAAATGCTCATGCTGCTGACGAAACCATCGCAGCGTCCTGGCCTGCAGGCGGACCGGAATTGAAATGGCAGCGTCCCGTCGGTAGTGGATTTGCAGGCGTTGCAGTCTTTCAGAATACGCTGGTGCTCTTTCATCGGGTTGGCGATCAGGAAATCGTCGAAGCACTCAACGCTGTTACTGGAGAACCGATCTGGAAACAGTCCGCCCCAGTCAGCTACCGGGGAACCTTCAACCCCAATGACGGTCCGATCGCGGTCCCTTTAATCCATAACAATTGGGTTTACACATTTGGCATCACGGGTCGTCTGCAATGCCTGGAACTGAAGACCGGCAAGGTAGTCTGGTCCCGCGACACTCATAAAGAATTCCAGGTCAGTGACGGGTACTTCGGAGTCGGCAGCACGCCCATCATTGTGGAAGAGAAGCTGCTGGTCAACGTGGGTGGTAAACGTAAGAATGCCGGCGTGGTCGCGTTTTCCCTGGACAAGGGTTTTACCTTGTGGCAGGCACTGCAGGACGATGCCAGCTACTCATCGCCAACCTCTGCCTTTCTACACGGTCGCTTCTATGCCATCTTCATCACCCGGCTGCACCTGACCGGCCTGGATCCGAAGAACGGCAATGTGCTGTTTCAGTTCCCCTTTGGTAAGCGGGGCCCTACGGTGAATGGTGCCGACCCGGTGGTGATCGGCAACAACGTCTTTGCGACAGCCAGCTACGGGGTGGGCGGTTTCTGGGGCCAGATTGAACAGATCGGCACGCGTGAAATCTGGCGCAGCGAAAAGCCGATGTCCAGTCAGTACACGACGCCGATTGAATATGATGGCAAACTGATCGGCATTGATGGTCGTCAGGATATCGGCACAGCCCGCCTGATTTGCTTTGACCCCCAGACACGCAAAGTCGCATGGGCCGAGAACGATTTTGGATACGCGACCTTACTTGAAGCCGACAACAAACTCATTATCATGAAAACCGATGGCACACTGGTACTGGCCGAAGCCTCCCTGGATGCCTATAAAGAACTGGCCAGCGAGCAGATCTTCCACTCCACGACACGGGCTCTGCCTGCCCTGTCTAATGGTCTACTTTACGTCAGAGATTCAAAAACATTGAAATGTCTCAAGCTGGGGTCAGATGCCCCGGTCACTCCTGAAAAAACGACTACGAACTAGAGGAACTCCTGATCCATGACAGCCCGCTCCCGTACGCGAAGTGAAGCAGAATTTGAACGCGCCCTGAAGGTCATTCCGGGAGGAGTGAACAGCCCGGCGCGGGCATTTGGCGCCGTGGGCGGACACCCGGTCGTCATTGATCGCGGCGAGGGACAGTACCTGTATGACATCGACGGCAACCGCTACATCGATTTCGTCGGTTCCTGGGGCCCCCACATTCTGGGACACCTGCATCCCCAGGTCATGTCTGGAATCGAAGAGGCACTCAAAAAAGGAACCAGTTTTGGCGCGCCCACGGTTCTGGAAAGTGAACTGGCGGAACTGGTAGCGGAACTGGTTCCCTCCGTCGAGAAAGTCCGTATGGTGAATTCAGGAACCGAAGCCGCCATGAGTGCGATTCGTCTGGCACGCGGCTACACCGGTCGGGATAAGATCATCAAGTTTGCCGGCTGTTATCACGGGCACGTCGACAGCCTGCTCGTTCAGGCAGGCAGTGGTGCGTTAACTTTAGGCGCTCCCTCCAGCCCCGGTGTTCCCCAGGGATGCACAGCCGATACCCTGGTCCTGGAGTACAACGACATTGAGCAACTCAAGGAAACATTCTCCCAGGCAGGTGACCAGATCGCAGGTGTGATCCTCGAACCGGTCGTGGGTAACATGGGGGTCGTCCTGCCGGAACCGGGATTCCTCGAAACGGTCAGAGAACTTTGTACCCAGCACCAGTCGGTCTTCATCATGGATGAAGTCATGACCGGATTTCGTGTTGCCCTCGGTGGAGCACAACAGCGGTTCGGGGTGACTCCCGACATCTGCATGCTGGGTAAAGTCATTGGCGGCGGCATGCCTGTCGGCGCTTATGGCGGAAAAGCGGAGATTATGGATGCGATCTCTCCGGTTGGCTCGGTCTACCAGGCGGGGACCTTGTCGGGAAATCCAATCGCGATGGCCTCCGGTATCGCAACGCTCCAGTGTCTGCGGGAAACTAATCCCTACCCGGAACTGGAAACGAAGACGCAGCGACTGACAAAAGGGCTCTCCGCAGCCGCCTCCAAAGCAGGTCTGCCTCACACGCTTGCTGAATGTGGCTCGATGTTTACGCTGTTCTTCAATCCCGAAAAAGTGACCAGCTTTGCGGTCTCTTCCCAGAACGATACAGAGCGATTTGCCCGCTATTTCCAGGGCATGCTCGACCGGGGGATCTATCTGCCCTGCAGCCAGTTTGAAGCCAACTTCGCTTCTACCTGCATGACAGATGAAGATATCGACCAGACGATTCAGGCAGCAGAAGAAGTGCTGCAGAGTATCGGCTGATCGATCTCATCTGAACGACAATTGACTACGGAGTGAAATCCGTCTGTTCATTGATCTCCAGGCAGAATGCAGCCAGAAGATTAGCCGCGTGTTCGAGGTCTTCCAGCGAGACGACCTCGACCGGGCTGTGCATGTACCGGTTGGGGATGGCGACGATACCGGTCGCCATGCCTCCCTGGTTCAACTGCATCGCATTGGCATCGTTACCAGCGGGACGCGAAATCGAGTTAATCTGACAGGAGATGTCGTTTTTCTCCGCCAGATCGGTGAGCGTTGAGAACACAACCGGGTTCACATTCGGACCGCGGTAGACGACCGGGCCATCGCCGACATTGATCTCGCCATTTTCCTTTTTACTGACCGCGGGACAGTCGGTGGCATGGGTCACATCGACGGCAATCCCGACCTCAGGCTGAATTGAGTAAGCACTGGTCTGTGCCCCACGCAGGCCGATCTCTTCCTGAACCGTCGAAACCGAGAAGACGCCGAACTCAGGTGACTTTTCACTCGCCTGGCGCAAGGCCTCCATGACAACCCAGACCCCGACGCGGTTATCCATCCCGGGGGCAGAAGCTAACTGGTTCAGCATCGGTCGGAAACCGAGCTCGAATGTAATGGGATCCCCGATCGCGACTTTCTCACGGGCTTCCGCTCCATTCTTAGCTCCGATGTCGATCCAGAGGTCCTTGATCTCGGGCACGGTTTTGCGTTCTTCCGGGGTCAGCAGGTGAATTGCCTTCCGGGCGATCACGCCGTGGATCGGCCCCGAATCGGTGTGGACCTGCATGTTCTGACCGAGCAGCATCTGGATATCCCAGCCACCGATCAGATTCGCCCACAGGTAGCCGTCATCATCAATATGCTGTACCAGCAGACCAATCTGGTCACAGTGGCCAGCGAACATCACCCGTCGTTTTGCTCCGGGATTGACGGCGGCGATCACATTGCCGTGCAGGTCAGTTTTCACTTCGTCAGCAAACTCTTTCACATACGCCCGCACAACCTCCTGAATGGGCCGCTCGTATCCCGAGGGGGCGGGAGAATGGAGTAGGTTTTTGAGGAATTCCAGGGATTTCGCTTCCATGATTCTGTCCTGACAATGCTAAGAATTTGCTGTGGGCCCGAAAGCAGGTGAGGCCATTCCTCTCGAGCGTTTTCTAATTATGCGTTTAAGTGGATGAATTTTAGTGACTTATGAGTATTTTTCAATGTAGGTTTTCATTGGACAGAAGAGCAATGTTGCATTAAATCAACGTACTGCCTGTGGAGGGGTTTCCTGCGAAAAAAAAGCAGAAAAGAACGCCACTTACAAAGAATCCTTAAGCTAAGATTTCAATGTGTTAAGCGATCCTCTCCCTTTAACGATAAGGGGTGAAGATCCGTCTGGTAACCCTGAACTGCGAAACAGGAGAGTACTGTTTCGACTTCATGTCTGAAAGTAATAGAGGAACAGATGACGGACTGGACAAAGCTGCGTAGAGAACTGATCGGTGAAGGTAAACAAAGCCCGCTGCCTCCGGAAATTAAGCTTCCGATGCTGCCCAAAGCAGTGATGGAATTTTCGCGGAAGGCTGAAGATCCTGCATCGACTCCCAAAGAGCTGAGCAAGATCATCGAAACCGACGCCGGAATTTCCTGTGAACTGTTGAGAATGGTTAACTCCAGCGCGTTCGGATTACGCCGGAAGGTTTCTTCGATTCAACAGACAATTACGCTGCTGGGAATTCGTTCGACGAAGCTCTTCCTGGTCACCACCGGTCTGAAGCAGGCGATGGCAACCAGCGATTCCAAGCTGATCAACCTGCCCAACTTCTGGAGTACCAACCTGGAACGGGCACTGATGGCACGCGAGATTGCCATGCTGATGAAGGTCGACGCCGATGTGGCTTTTTCAGCAGCCATGCTGGAAGACTTTCTGCTGCCCATCCTTTCTAAAGAACTCTTTGATCTGTATTTAAAATTCACGATCAACCAGGACAGCGATCCCTGTCTGTTGAGTGAATATGAACGCCGGCATTTCAGCTGGGATCACTCGGCAGCTGCAGCTAACGTGATGCTGGACTGGTCATTTCCTGATGACTTGATCTGTGCCGTCTATCTGCACCATGAGGGTTTGAAACTGCTCACAGATGACAAACTCGGTAAAACAGCTGCAACTGCCGTGGCGGTCGCTTCGCTGATCCCGGATCCCCTCAGACAGAATCCGCAGGGGCTCGATCAGTTACTGACTTTGAATGATGCCTGGCCCGAATTCAAGCTGTTTGAACTGGCCGACAAGATTGATCAGGAATTGAGAGAAGAAGCCACAACGACGGGAAATTATCTGTCGTTGAAAAATCGGCTCGAAAAACATGCATTGCTCCTGGAAACTGAGTAACAGGAGCGTACTTCCTCAGGGAGGCGCAGTGCCTCCCCTTCAGGAAACTGTGGTAGAGTAGTCGTTCGACTGCTTCAGACTTTTGTCCCACTTTTCTTTCTCGGAACGCACTTCCTCATCAGACGCCTTGTCATGCGCTGATGCCAGATCGCTTTTCAGCAGATAGCGTCCGTCCTCTGTATGCAGACAGAACTGCTTAAACCAGAGCATGCTCGCGACGTTGGGCTGAGGGCTGTAGAGAGTCACCGCGATCCCTTTTTCATACAGGTCGTACAACATTCCAAAGAAGCCACTCGGAATGTATTTGACCGACGACAGCTCGACGCCAATCGACTTGCACTTTTCGTGATCAACCAGACGCGTGAGCGTTTCACGCAACAGTGCCAGGTCGGCTCCATCCCAGATTTCCATAGTTCCGAAATCCAGAACGGTTACCCCGTCACGCTCATAGACGCTCATTCGATCGCGTTTAGATGCCATGCTGTGGTTCTCTCTTTC
This genomic interval from Gimesia chilikensis contains the following:
- a CDS encoding family 16 glycoside hydrolase: MHTFVRVLFTCIVFSTSTIHAQDFQQLFNGKDLTGWEGREGFWTVEDGAIVGETTPERPAKPNTFLVWQGGDVGDFEFKAQVRFKGNNSGVQYRSELVDPQNFALKGYQADLHPKPEYFGMLYGEKTGRGIIAQRFQRVEIGAEGKPKVVAEIGDKNQKLNDWEWNELRIVAVGNRLVHQVNGVNTVDITDNHPQAFAKGVLGLQLHAGPPMRVEFKDVQYRPLAGKEAQAVLKAAVENTKKAPANKTSSTKNKKDKFDWVSAKPVPGWIWKTDNPTDNAPIYLRKQFEVANQIKAARLYFTCDNRATVWINGKDAGTATDWKNPVMLSDARKLVQTGLNQIAVKANNNGGVAAFILKLEIETADGKQLQISSTPDWKLSDQESPEWKQVRFDDSSWKLKLKSMGAFGSGPWGKPGITTRSGVDMEELAQNISIAKDFKVELLYEVPANEQGSWVSLTTDGKGRLLASDQGNKGLYRITVTEKGDAPQVDVEKMQIDLSGAQGMVWHKDALYFHKNGGNLFKVTDTNGDDQLDTAEVLPSERSGGEHGNHAVIVAEDNQHLYVIGGNHAALPPQDSIVRSHVPTWDEDLLLPREWDANGHARGRMAPGGWISRFSPESKQHEIISTGYRNEYDIALNRAGDIFTYDADMEWDLGTPWYRPTRINVAVSGSDYGWRSGSGKWPEYYEDSLPAVVNIGPGCPTGVISGQGARFPARYQDAMFALDWTFGTIYAIHLTPDGAGYKGEQEAFCYGSPLPLTDAIIGKDGALYFTIGGRGTQSALFRITYTGNKSTKPVTAELAGAEARILRRSLEAYHGKQDPAAVAAAWPHLSSSDRWLRHAARVAIESQPVEQWASKVFKEQNPQARISGAVALARMGNKSHRDAQIAALLELDPSQLSEPQFLGLLRAYALTFIRLGKPTAEQRAQVIAELDPYLPSQSKNINTELVRVLVYLESPTVIAKALDLIENRGEPEVPDWTELAGRNKNYGGRVLDMLAKHPPTHEINYAFMLRNLRDGWTMDQRRAYIEFINASAKYPGGNSYAKFLGNLRDEVLGYLSNADRAALADISGENFNPVPDFKITPPKGPGRTWTIGDASRYTSGGHLQKASFENGRNLFHSLRCAACHRFDGLGGDVGPDLTTVKNKFDARYILESIIEPSKVISDQYQSSIVITDEGRTFTGLVSKDGDKVIVYTADIKAEPIEIPAESVEEIQASPVSQMPQAMLNTLSPEEVRDLVAYLLSGGDPKARLYGK
- a CDS encoding protein arginine kinase; the protein is MNLDAFTRTSGEWLRGTGPDSDIVMSSRIRLARNLAQFPFINRCTESTLGEIEQLMRPIITNLPMQEKLSYLNVNKLSNLDRQFIVERQMISREHAERSGPRGVGLDNEENIGIMVNEEDHLRLQVLRSGFSLDECWDTINRIDDLLESEVTYAFSEEFGYLTACPTNVGTGIRVSVMLHLPALVITKEIQKVFQALQKINLAVRGLYGEGSQAMGDFYQISNQVTLGQTEHQLIDSIKEVVPNIISYERRVRNSLLKENRQGLHDQVSRAFGILSTAQTISSEETMHLLSSVRMGVNLGLIESLPISAVNEMFIFTQPAHLQKLQGGELESSERNAARANYLRQRISDASNSE
- a CDS encoding ABC1 kinase family protein; its protein translation is MNYGFDDLVDQLGLRRYLRWGRRLLFWKRTEPEIKLTRAKRIRLALESLGVTFIKFGQVVSTRPDLVPRDVVAELEKLQERVPSFPGEIAIAIIERELGEPIDKLYAEFDPVPLAAGSLGQVHKARHHDGTPLVVKVKRPDIDRVIEQDLSLMHELATMIERHFPDAEVFDPVGLVNQFSRTIHRELQFSREARSTDEFYRLFQDDATLYVPKIYSEMTQGDIITMEFIDGYRIDDEQELQNLPISPHEVAANGARIFMKMTFEFGVFHADPHPGNFRVLHDGSLCLIDYGMIGVLEDERRDLLVDLLLNVAKKDTNKLVDVVLNIGKAKRAVDHQLLRADLRDFIGNYYGIPLDQISVGKMLTDFINILAIHRIRCPVDIMLLIRAMITLEGVASRIAPELNIAQEMEPYIYKLSSERYHPRAIASRIWSEACSFSKVMHDLPEQVGRTLGKLADDELQIHLDHKGIDHLTTEMDRSGNRLAIGMVMSSLILASAITISSDTRLVYISIPIFMMSSLLGIWLIYGVFRSGRL
- the hemL gene encoding glutamate-1-semialdehyde 2,1-aminomutase; translated protein: MTARSRTRSEAEFERALKVIPGGVNSPARAFGAVGGHPVVIDRGEGQYLYDIDGNRYIDFVGSWGPHILGHLHPQVMSGIEEALKKGTSFGAPTVLESELAELVAELVPSVEKVRMVNSGTEAAMSAIRLARGYTGRDKIIKFAGCYHGHVDSLLVQAGSGALTLGAPSSPGVPQGCTADTLVLEYNDIEQLKETFSQAGDQIAGVILEPVVGNMGVVLPEPGFLETVRELCTQHQSVFIMDEVMTGFRVALGGAQQRFGVTPDICMLGKVIGGGMPVGAYGGKAEIMDAISPVGSVYQAGTLSGNPIAMASGIATLQCLRETNPYPELETKTQRLTKGLSAAASKAGLPHTLAECGSMFTLFFNPEKVTSFAVSSQNDTERFARYFQGMLDRGIYLPCSQFEANFASTCMTDEDIDQTIQAAEEVLQSIG
- a CDS encoding PQQ-binding-like beta-propeller repeat protein, with amino-acid sequence MRILQGILLLLILFTNPVCQAGDWPQILGPYRNAHAADETIAASWPAGGPELKWQRPVGSGFAGVAVFQNTLVLFHRVGDQEIVEALNAVTGEPIWKQSAPVSYRGTFNPNDGPIAVPLIHNNWVYTFGITGRLQCLELKTGKVVWSRDTHKEFQVSDGYFGVGSTPIIVEEKLLVNVGGKRKNAGVVAFSLDKGFTLWQALQDDASYSSPTSAFLHGRFYAIFITRLHLTGLDPKNGNVLFQFPFGKRGPTVNGADPVVIGNNVFATASYGVGGFWGQIEQIGTREIWRSEKPMSSQYTTPIEYDGKLIGIDGRQDIGTARLICFDPQTRKVAWAENDFGYATLLEADNKLIIMKTDGTLVLAEASLDAYKELASEQIFHSTTRALPALSNGLLYVRDSKTLKCLKLGSDAPVTPEKTTTN